In Cutaneotrichosporon cavernicola HIS019 DNA, chromosome: 1, one DNA window encodes the following:
- a CDS encoding uncharacterized protein (Capsule polysaccharide biosynthesis protein), whose amino-acid sequence MNKQAVVERGRALARSLTTRGSLFPWVPKPIKLLFLLLVFLNSSSFAFLWHIRVWSHPIKAWIAAKTLGHRRYWVGWRRKHVAAGGLAHMRVKTWRRALFDDCDYNLHLSNSAYAKCSDENKMKFCIDAFAPCFVTGIHMALGASHWQFLREIPMGSSYLMETRIGGWGDKWIHCITEFVIYPPKGKKRVHRPDVADKPTALPHIDIPSGTDSGVDTPENWANGSANGHATGPSHDELMKRLMVQAREPRVDGGIIACIAVTDYCFKQGRVTVPPRIAMHMSLLSNDEERRAHALKLLTSPDGGAKFCRGGWKEDPLAYELGLDVALGEDGTQAWVEAGKEYMDGVGARLLQVALASP is encoded by the exons ATGAACAAGCaagccgtcgtcgagcgtggacgcgcgctcgcccgctcCCTCACCACTCGCGGCTCTCTATTCCCCTGGGTGCCCAAACCAA TCAAGCTTCTATTCCTCCTGCTCGTGTTCCtcaactcgtcgtcgtttgCATTCCTGTGGCATATCCGTGTCTGGTCGCACCCGATTAAGGCGTGGATCGCGGCCAAGACCCTCGGACACAGGCGGTACTGGGTCGGATGGAGGCGCAAACAtgtcgcggcgggcgggCTTGCTCACATGCGCGTCAAGActtggcggcgcgcgctgtTCGACGACTGCGACTACAACTTGCATCTCAGCAACTCGGCTTATGCAAAGTGCAGCGACGAGAACAAGATGAAGTTCTGCATCGACGCGTTTGCACCCTGCTTTGTCACGGGTATTCACATGGCGCTTGGCGCGAGCCACTGGCAGTTCCTGCGCGAGATTCCCATGGGGAGCAGCTATCTCATGGAGACGAGGATTGGAGGTTGGGGCGACAAGTG gaTCCACTGCATCACCGAGTTCGTCATCTACCCACCCAAGGGCAAGAAACGGGTCCACAGGCCCGACGTGGCGGACAAGCCAACCGCCCTCCCGCACATTGACATCCCCAGCGGCACAGACAGCGGAGTAGACACTCCCGAGAACTGGGCGAACGGGTCTGCCAACGGGCATGCGACCGGTCCCAGCCACGACGAGCTGATGAAGCGCTTGATGGTGCAGGCTCGCGAACcccgcgtcgacggcggcatCATAGCCTGCATCGCCGTCACCGACTACTGCTTCAAGCAGGGCCGGGTGACCGTTCCCCCCCGCATTGCGATGCACATgtctctcctctccaacgacgaggagaggcgCGCACACGctctcaagctcctcaccAGTCCTGATGGGGGTGCAAAGTTCTGCCGCGGGGGATGGAAGGAGGATCCGTTGGCTTAcgagcttgggcttgaTGTCGCTCTTGGAGAGGATGGGACCCAGGCATGGGTAGAGGCGGGCAAGGAGTACATGGACGGTGTGGGGGCTCGTTTGCTCCAGGTCGCGCTTGCTAGTCCATAG